The Pseudomonas sp. TH06 genome contains the following window.
AAGGTCGCGTTGAACAACACGTTATCGCCCGACTTCAATCGGCGAATGATCGGACGCCTGATCGAGGTATTTCCCGATTATCAGATGGAATTCAGCTACGCCGAGTCGATGGAAAACCTCAGCAAGCTGAAGAACGAAGACTTTGACCTTGCGGTGCTGATCGGCCCACAGCGGCCGGGCTTGCCGAGCATTGTCCTGCCGGATGTGCAGGTGCAGGTGGTCGGCGCGCATTGCGGCCAGGAAAACGACCCGCTGACGTTGTTGGGCAACAAGTTTCAGGTGCGTCCTGCGGAAGATTGTCCGTATTCCCACAGCTTTTTGCGTTTTCTCGACGCAGGGTTGGGCAATCACGAAAACGGCCAGCGCATGGTCTATTCGTGCAGCGAAACCCTGACGCTGTCGCTCATCACACAGATGGACGCGGTCGGCATGGTCTCTCGCGAGGCCGCGCAAAAGAACGGCCTGACGATTTTCC
Protein-coding sequences here:
- a CDS encoding LysR family transcriptional regulator, giving the protein MDSRTLRNLMRIVQTGSLSAAAEHSCLTVQALAAQLNKVEEQFGFRLFRRSNKGLTLTPQGTELTPYMDRVLIATRQMEEKVEALKVPGQRTLKVALNNTLSPDFNRRMIGRLIEVFPDYQMEFSYAESMENLSKLKNEDFDLAVLIGPQRPGLPSIVLPDVQVQVVGAHCGQENDPLTLLGNKFQVRPAEDCPYSHSFLRFLDAGLGNHENGQRMVYSCSETLTLSLITQMDAVGMVSREAAQKNGLTIFPGFEDFLEVRLAVNNPDLSNQALSDVVDLPLHERAERNVRSRPNRHTEKEVFAEIRT